From the genome of Glycine soja cultivar W05 chromosome 14, ASM419377v2, whole genome shotgun sequence:
ATCCTCTCTTTCTGAAAATTACTACCAGAGGAGAGGTGGTGTTGTGGAGTGTGAAGGAAAAGGAGCAAGAATGGAGGAGTACTCTGAGGAAGATTTGTCCATGGTCTCTGATGCTTCTTCTGGACCTCCACATTATGATAATGAATGCTATTGTCAGAATTGGTATCCTTGCCTTTCTTCTAAAGCCAAAGAATCccaaaagaagaacaagaaggtCAAAGAATATGGCAGAAGTCAACAGCCTTCACCTCTTGATGACACCGCAAGCTCTCCTTTTTTCAACTCTTCCAAGGAGAGTCACAAGGTTAGTGTCACTGACATAATATATGTGTCTATAATTTCTCCTTAGcagcaaa
Proteins encoded in this window:
- the LOC114384661 gene encoding uncharacterized protein LOC114384661; translated protein: MDYHHISAASQYSSASESGWTHYLDQSSLSENYYQRRGGVVECEGKGARMEEYSEEDLSMVSDASSGPPHYDNECYCQNWYPCLSSKAKESQKKNKKVKEYGRSQQPSPLDDTASSPFFNSSKESHKKQDSFSGNGAVESALDFSQCVSATRIKRKTKFQKHFGFLESLGGKLASEEQGGFDEGK